A genome region from Mugil cephalus isolate CIBA_MC_2020 chromosome 13, CIBA_Mcephalus_1.1, whole genome shotgun sequence includes the following:
- the si:ch211-217g15.3 gene encoding uncharacterized protein si:ch211-217g15.3 — protein sequence MFRITLIVCVSLICGITAKPLSKIRDEALQRAVLSLHDKGKMSWGIQVEPPEDMDEAHFDIDPRMRIWRRVVESTLKQQPRKPEEDLDELFHPSVEKLLQNLPEANVAEEMSQGEAEMKKSDAPVEDKDDIDHPAVSEVAQEDPKQVWDEDKARQFLSPFMSPLLARGRANMGLRGPFALMEQMRHRMRGEGEVRVHLEPEVDMDDVYHKEPHMPVVYQEQSEVKAADSVDLPSQQKYSEPEEDMDHLYHQ from the exons aTGTTCAG gaTTACTCTCATCGTCTGTGTTTCACTGATATGTGGAATCACAGCAAAGCCTTtg AGTAAAATTAGAGACGAAGCCTTGCAGCGAGCTGTTCT GTCCTTACATGACAAAGGCAAGATGTCCTGGGGAATACAAGTGGAGCCTCCAGAGGACATGGATGAGGCTCATTTTGACATCGACCCCAGAatgaggatctggaggaggGTGGTGGAGAGCACACTGAAGCAACAGCCCCGGAAGCCCGAGGAAGACTTGGATGAGCTGTTCCATCCTTCAGTAGAAAAGCTACTCCAAAACCTCCCTGAGGCCAACGTCGCTGAAGAGATGTCGCAGGGAGAGGCCGAAATGAAGAAAAGCGATGCCCCGGTGGAGGATAAAGATGACATCGACCACCCTGCCGTCAGTGAAGTGGCTCAAGAGGACCCTAAACAGGTCTGGGATGAAGACAAAGCAAGACAGTTCCTGAGCCCATTTATGTCCCCACTACTGGCCAGAGGCAGAGCCAATATGGGGCTCCGAGGTCCATTTGCGCTGATGGAGCAGATGAGACACAGGATGAGGGGTGAAGGTGAGGTCAGAGTTCACCTTGAGCCAGAGGTGGACATGGATGACGTTTACCACAAAGAGCCCCACATGCCCGTCGTTTACCAAGAGCAGTCTGAAGTTAAGGCTGCAGATTCTGTTGATTTGCCTTCTCAGCAGAAGTACAGCGAGCCAGAGGAAGATATGGATCACCTCTACCACCAGTGA
- the fuom gene encoding fucose mutarotase gives MVVLKGVPAILSPELLYALAKMGHGDELVLADANFPTSSICAGGPQEIRADGLGIPQLLEAILKLLPLDTYVPNLGTVMDLVDSDKQKGLAVSVWGKYEVLLSQAGPHWDGSHAVLEKVERFAFYERAKKAFAVVATGETALYGNLILKKGVIPPEQPK, from the exons ATGGTCGTACTGAAAGGAGTCCCCGCAATTTTATCTCCTGAACTGCTGTATGCTCTGGCTAAAATGGGCCACGGAGATGAACTGG TGCTCGCTGATGCAAACTTCCCAACATCTTCCATTTGTGCTGGTGGTCCACAAGAAATAAGAGCTGATg GTTTGGGAATCCCGCAGCTTTTGGAGGCTATTTTGAAGCTGCTCCCCTTGGATACCTACGTCCCCAATCTG GGTACAGTGATGGATCTGGTAGACAGTGACAAGCAGAAAGGATTAGCTGTATCCGTGTGGGGTAAATACGAAGTGCTCCTGAGCCAGGCTGGACCACACTGGGATGGATCCCAC GCTGTTCTCGAGAAGGTGGAAAGGTTTGCCTTCTATGAACGTGCCAAGAAGGCGTTCGCTGTTGTGGCGACGGG GGAAACAGCTTTGTATGGGAACCTGATACTGAAGAAGGGGGTGATTCCTCCTGAGCAGCCGAAGTGA
- the echs1 gene encoding enoyl-CoA hydratase, mitochondrial produces the protein MAFLCRSAASLLKHSRAAPVVLSAARLYSSGGQYEYILVEKRGEKNNVGFIQLNRPKALNALCDGLMREVGQALDVFESDGDVGAIVITGSDRAFAAGADIKEMQNRTFQECYGGNFLAHWNRVSTVKKPVIAAVNGFALGGGCELAMMCDIIYAGEKAQFGQPEILLGTIPGAGGTQRLTRAVGKSLAMEMVLTGDRITAQDAKQSGLVSKIFPVDQLVSEAVKCGEKIASNSKLVSAMAKEAVNAAFELTLAEGNRLEKRLFHATFATDDRKEGMTAFVEKRKAAFQDN, from the exons ATGGCTTTCCTCTGCAGAAGTGCAGCTTCGCTCCTGAAGCACTCCAGAGCTGCTCCAGTCGTCCTGTCCGCGGCTCGTCTCTACagctcag GTGGTCAGTATGAGTATATTTTGGTGGAGAAGCGGGGTGAGAAGAACAACGTTGGTTTCATTCAGCTGAACCGGCCGAAGGCTCTCAACGCTCTGTGTGACGGGTTGATGAGGGAGGTGGGACAGGCGTTGGATGTCTTTGAATCTGATGGCGACGTTGGGGCCATTGTCATTACCGGCAGCGACAGAGCCTTTGCTG CTGGAGCAGATATTAAAGAGATGCAGAATCGGACCTTCCAAGAGTGCTATGGCGGAAACTTCCTGGCTCACTGGAACCGAGTGTCCACAGTGAAGAAGCCTGTGATTGCTGCTGTCAATGGATTTGCT CTGGGTGGAGGGTGTGAGCTGGCGATGATGTGTGATATCATCTATGCTGGAGAGAAGGCGCAGTTTGGCCAACCAGAGATCCTGTTGGGGACCATTCCTG GGGCTGGTGGAACCCAGCGGCTGACTCGTGCAGTGGGTAAATCTCTGGCAATGGAAATGGTTCTAACTGGAGACCGAATCACTGCTCAAGATGCCAAGCAATCAG GGTTGGTGAGTAAAATCTTTCCTGTAGACCAGCTGGTGTCTGAAGCTGTTAAATGTGGGGAGAAAATTGCTTCCAACTCCAAACTGGTCTCTGCTATGGCTAAAGAGGCTGTTAACGCAG CTTTCGAGTTGACACTGGCTGAGGGAAATCGTTTGGAGAAGCGTCTATTCCACGCTACCTTCGCAACT GATGACCGAAAAGAAGGCATGACTGCCTTTGTGGAAAAGAGAAAGGCCGCTTTCCAGGACAATTAG
- the sprn gene encoding shadow of prion protein: MSGMNQVVATCWTCILLSAFLYEPVLGKGGRGGSRGSSRGSPSRSSTAGTYRGGGAYGGTRSRFRAAGRTSPVRVAAAAAAGAAVALTADKWYASAYRQSKADSSEEELDYYNRTNYFDALMSDSTQNGSSLSQVVSIIIATFSPKYGLLLDSIL; the protein is encoded by the coding sequence ATGTCAGGGATGAACCAGGTGGTTGCAACATGCTGGACTTGCATCCTGCTCTCGGCTTTCTTGTATGAGCCTGTGCTTGGAAAAGGTGGTCGTGGAGGGTCCCGGGGCTCCTCTCGAGGATCTCCTTCCCGCAGCTCCACAGCGGGGACCTACCGGGGAGGAGGCGCCTACGGCGGAACCCGCTCCCGCTTCAGGGCGGCAGGACGCACGTCCCCAGTGAGGGTGGCAGCTGCAGCCgcagcaggagcagctgtgGCTTTAACCGCGGATAAATGGTACGCGTCGGCCTACCGCCAGAGCAAGGCCGACAGCTCGGAGGAAGAACTGGATTACTACAACAGGACAAACTACTTTGATGCATTAATGTCGGACTCGACTCAAAATGgatcctctctctctcaagtGGTTTCTATAATTATTGCAACATTTTCCCCCAAATATGGACTCTTATTGGACAGTATACTGTAA
- the mtg1 gene encoding mitochondrial ribosome-associated GTPase 1: protein MKLYQALRNVDKFRTVFDFGGRDVAHWFPGHMAKGLKQMRASLKGVDCIIEIHDARIPFSGRNPVFQDTLNVKPHLLVLNKMDLADLSNKQTVLKKLEQSGVSNVIFTDCLKQRDNNVKNLVPKVLEIIEKEPRFNREENTNYCMMVIGVPNVGKSSLINSLRRTNLKKGRASRVGGEPGITKAVLTKIQVCERPLMYLLDTPGVLPPKIESVETGMKLALCGTILDHLVGEDIIADYLLYSLNRLGRFSYVEKYDLQEPSDNIQHVLKRIAVKLRKTQRVKAITGVGNITVTIPNYTAAAYDFIRAFRKGELGLVMLD, encoded by the exons ATGAAACTGTACCAGGCACTCCGTAATGTCGATAAATTCAGAACCGTTTTCGACTTTGGTGGACGGGACGTAGCTCATTGGTTCCCCGGACACATGGCTAAAG GTCTGAAGCAGATGAGAGCCAGCCTTAAGGGTGTGGACTGCATCATAGAAATCCATGATGCCAGA ATTCCCTTCTCTGGAAGAAACCCTGTGTTTCAGGACACGCTGAATGTCAAACCGCATCTGCTAGTACTCAACAAGATGGACCTCGCTGATTTATCCAACAAGCAG ACAGTTCTCAAAAAGCTCGAACAAAGTGGCGTCAGCAATGTTATCTTCACAGACTGTTTGAAGCAAAGAGACaacaatgtcaaaaat ttgGTGCCAAAGGTGTTGGAAATTATTGAGAAGGAGCCGCGCTTTAACAGAGAGGAG AATACAAATTACTGCATGATGGTGATTGGAGTGCCCAATGTGGGAAAGTCTTCGCTGATTAACTCACTGAGGAGAACAAACTTGAAAAAAG GTCGTGCATCTCGAGTAGGAGGGGAGCCAGGTATAACTAAAGCAGTGCTGACTAAAATTCAG GTGTGTGAGCGACCTCTTATGTACCTGCTGGACACACCGGGAGTCTTGCCTCCTAAGATTGAGAGTGTTGAAACAGGCATGAAGCTGGCCTTATGTG GAACTATACTGGACCATTTAGTGGGTGAAGACATTATTGCTGACTACTTACTTTATTCTCTGAACAGGCTAGGGAGGTTCAG tTATGTGGAGAAATACGACCTCCAAGAGCCTAGTGACAACATCCAGCATGTCCTCAAACGCATCGCTGTAAAGCTCAGAAAGACTCAGCGGGTAAAAGCCATTACAGGAGTCG GAAACATTACCGTCACCATCCCAAACTACACAGCAGCGGCTTACGATTTCATAAGAGCATTCAGGAAAGGAGAGCTGGGACTAGTGATGCTGGACTGA